The region GAGAGCCCACGAGGAGCATCTGACCTTGTGTGTTTGAGCAGGAGTGAAAGGACGCAAAGGTGTGTTTGTCCGGAAGAGATCACTTCATTGCCAAGATGCAGACCAATAGAAAAAAGACCCACTCCTCTTTGACACGGCTGCAGTTTTTACTCAACATATATTTATTATCTGTATAGAAAATAAGCATAGAGCAGGGCATatttttctgaaaaaaaaaactgttggaCTGTTCTGTACTTTTCTACCGAATTAGATTTCTCTTGAAGCATAGCCAAAATATATCAAATGCTTTTAATAAGCAGGTTTTGAatgtaaaactgtaaaaatgaaGATTTCCAAGACTGCTCGTGAATAATGATATAAGCTTCTGATGAGGGTGAATGTAGTATTCTCAGAGAAATCCagggtgtgatgatggtggtcatgATGCACATTTGGATTCTGCACTAGATTATATCTTCttaatataaaaatgtaatggAGGTATCAGGAAGTATATGTCCAAGAAGGGCTGTGATTCAGATGGTTCTGCTGTCTCCCCTGCATGGTGTAAATATTACGTTTATATAACATGAATAACATCTCATTATTATTTCCTATCTGTAGTTTAGACTCCTCTGGACCCCAAATGTGGCCATTTTAAATTGGATTTCGAGACACAACCGATCCAAAACTCTGGGCTAGTCACCAGATCCCACTATGATCCTGATAGGGAATCATTTTTGGCTGGaaggatgcatggatggatgtacGGATGGATGTACGGATGGATGTACGGATGGATGCCAGCTGTGAAACTGTTTTTATAATGCGTCAGTGTTTGATTTAGGTCAAAATTGCATCGTCCTGATCTAACTATAATCTGATTACTATCTAAATCTGACtataaaggaaaaataattgATTATAATTGCTGGTTTGGACTTTAGACGGTCTTCTAGACTTTAAATCAGCCTTTTACTTTGagcttgtttgtttattttcgaCTGGGAGTCACAGGTGACGTGGCCAGATGGTCACGGGTCCGAGAGAGGCCCAACAACAGCAACCGCCTCAATTTCAACCAGTCCACCCTGAGGAGAAAAGGATGAGATCAGGTGAAAACAGAAGCACTTGAGTGGCTTTATGACGTTAGCCTCCATTTAATGCGGGATCAGATTTTGCGTTTTGTTACAAACTACACATCAGGCGCAGCGGTATAAGCGCAGTTATAAAACATCGAGAAAGACTTTCCACTGTAAATCATTTCCTTTGCACTCACTCTGGGGAGAGCAGCGACCTGGTAGGCGGCCCTGGCCGGGAAGTCTCTGCTAAaaactgaagggaaaaaaacatttacagccATCATACAGCATATATTAGTCCAAAACTTTCTTGAAAACAGTTACACAACATTCTAAGGACAATCAAATGACTTTGAAATGTGCAATTAAATGATTTAAGTTCCCAGATTATTTAAACTTGTGTATATTCCTTTGAAATGGACCCTTTTCTCAGAATCTGCTGTGGTACATGTGAAATTGTTaataaaatggtttatttttaaatgtttgtccaGCTCATGCTAGTTTAgcctgttaaaaatgtttgactCTtacttattttgttttttaaggtgATATTCTAAGTTACTCCTGCAGAGTTTCTTCAAAATTGataaaccccccaaaaagaagCAGGATCAACTTCAAATGTAAGAGTAGCCAATTGACCTCAATAAAAAGAAGGTGACGCATTAAAACGTGTGGTTCATAAGTATAGAAACATGGCATTCATTTACATGCTTTTCATAAGCACAGAACAGAAGGTTTAAGGAATGTTATTCTAAAAGTAGGCAGCATCTGTTGAAGCTTTGGAACGGCAATATCGGGAGGAAAAAAACTCTAATGCAAATATGACCATTCCAGCAAGAGTTCAATGACATCCGGGGCCTCTGCGGGGGGTCAGTGAAAGTTCCCAGGCTGTTGTCTTGGGTTCAGAGCCcccagggggaggggcttaagCCCATCTCTGGGTCAGAGGCCGCGATGGTTAGGTTACATCTGTGCGTCTTCATGGTGGTGTCCATTTCTAATTTGCTGGGCTCCACAGCTGCTATGATGACAGCAAATAAAACGAAGGGACTATATTTCTCAGTTAGCCTTGGAATGCCTCGGGATTCCCCTGAGGAATAGTTTGTTTTCACTCAGATGAAATAACTCACTGAAAAGTTCAAAATCGGATATTTTTGATTCTCATAAATCTTAAAAATGTGAGATCTGATGGTTAATGTGAGATGACAGTACCTGAACATGCCAATAAATGGAGGGAACTCACATGTTCTGTACACCTCGTTGACTCTGTTAAAATCATTTATATCAGCAAGGAGCACCGTTGTCTTCACCACTGAGCACAAAGAGTCAGAATATTGAAAAAGTTTGGATATGAAGCTCTACAGGCAAGAGCGTCCACAGCGTGACAGTTCACCATTGTTGTAGGTACATCCAGCAGCTTTCAGGATCTCCCCCATGTTGATGAGAgcctgaaggaggaagaggagcaagacTTGGATTCAGTGCTATTCATAGCGTCATCACCTTAGTCACTAGCATGATCATCATTATCaaaatcatcaccatcaccatgcTGATGATGGCGGGACTCACATGAGGATCATCATCAGTaccaacaaacacatttttcaccatcaccaccatcattaaTATCATCATGAGGATGGTTTTTTCCAACTTGAGACAAAAACCCACAAGGCGTGCCACCTCTTTAGgacaggactcagcagtccacctacACCTAAAGGAAAGTATGGGTCCTGGCCAGAGGAGACTGCCGGTTTGGGGGGGGTGTccaggaagccatccatgttaAAGTGGAAAACCCCTCCTTAGACAGAGGTGgggggctgaggcacttcccgTCACCTACACACAGTGTAGGTGACGGGAACCAACAATCCAACAATCCAAAACAATCCAAAAGTTCACACCGTTTCAGTCACCAGGTGACCCAGCAATCAAAGTGGAAGCACCCAAACTGAAACCAGGTGAACGGCCCTAAtaaccctgccaacgactctcaggtgaccacccagatcattagcatgctaatggcccacaggggctatattttcaagctgtgtccccagtgagttcagaactgaagaagccttctggagagaaggagagacgtCTTCAAGTAACCCTTAACAAGTCCAGTTGACGTGGAGATCTAACTTTGGATACATAACCATCATAATTATCAACGTCACTAGCACcagcctcatcatcatcatcagtccgTGTGAGCCTCACCTGTTTGGCCTGGGCCTGCACTCCTCCGTCCACCAGCTGTCCAGAAGCCACGTCCAGCCCCAGCTGTCCAGAGACGTACACCGTCCGATCCACAACCACAGCCTGGCTGAGAGACGGAGGACACATTTGACTGACCTGACACACGTTgctcacaccaacacacaccttgATTGGAAACAGGAAATCGGGCTGGTCGAGCAAGACCACAGCTGTGTTTTACATATTCAtttcaacaaaaacagcagatttgGGCCCGTTTTATCCCCCAGCTGATCTCATCCCAGCAAACCCTTGGTCCTTACCTGTATATGCCCTGTCTGACAGGGGCCGTCGGTGTGTAAGGGGTTTGTCGACGAAGCGCTGCCATTGCACCCGCGTGTATCTGCAGCCGCGTTCTTCACACAGCTCAAAGGTAGAGGAGGCTAAATCTGTTGGGTCCAACGTGCACGATAAGCCCCGCCCCAGCCACAAGTGCAACTTAGATTTGAAAATCAGATGTGAATTTTAACACTTGAGACGTCCTGAACAACAAAGTGTCTCAGTCCCCTCGAGATCTTTGTGTGTTTCAAAAGTAAATGCTGAACTACGGGAAAAAAGTAGGGATTGTGGTGCAAGGGATTGTGGGTAAGAAGCTTCCAATAAACATCCACTTCAGTTAACAAGgagtttttattatttcttgcAACTTTTGAAAACTATAAAATATTACAAACAAAATAATTTAAGTGGTCAAAACAACCGCACACCGTCCCCTCCACAACCTCAAACACAACGATGCGGCCACATGTCCAGCCCACTCTAGATAGTAAAACAAATTTCTGATTTTAAACTGGGCTTTTCCTGTGGACTGAGCGCGGAGCCTTTGAACGGGACGCGCCAGCGTCCTCACCCACGGCCGCCGCTGGTGCACGGTAACGGTGACGCATGCATAGTTAACAAACACACTGAAATGGAGACGCGTGACAACGAGCAAAAATATTCACAGCCATAGCAGCTACAATATTTAAACCAGTgtcacacataaaaaaaattaaagtttTAATAAATAAACTCTGAATGCATGTACATAAGCTGCACATAATTcatgaaaaaaagcaaaagaatgTTTTTGACAACTTGAACAAAGGAAgacaaatatacacacaacaGCTCGCTCACTTCTTTTATCTTctccaacaaaaaaaacaacactagTTTTAAAGTGTTTACTGTAACAGCGACCTTTAGACTCATTTAATATTGGTTTATTCAAAAAGTCGATATCAACACATCGAAAACTAATTTCCTTCACAAATTGAGGCAAACCATTGTTAACATTTTGTAAGACTTAAAGTAAACAAGTTTTTTAATGGCTGCTCATATTTCCTCTTTACGTTTAAACATACTCTTCCTTGGATTGTTTCTCTAAATCGGGGGCATctaaatccagtcctcgagggcagaaatccagccaggttttctgtcctcgaggactggatttagATGCCCCTGATTTAAATCTTTATCTTCTAAATAGGCTGAACTGACAGGATACCTTCGTTCCTTCACTGCAGCACTGCACCGTCAGTGTCATGACCAATTCCCAAGCCTGCTAAAACTGACAGAAATAACAAAGATGTGTCATCAAGAAtgaatgtgcaaaaaaaaaaaagctgtgttacagtcttcatcatcatcatcatcatcatgaacAGGACGTGTTCGTTTGCTATTAACAACTATCAAACTGTTTTGGACTACTTTTGGTCTCCTATTCTGctgtgcaataaaaaaaatggtttaaacGTTTAAATAAGCTGTAGTAAATAATGCTAAACTATAAGTGTGAAATAAACGTagagtttttaaataaatccagaAGAAAAAAGTCACACATCATTATAGAATGCTTCCTTTTTTGATGAGTTGTGGATTATTTAGCTGTTTATCTGCTTCTGACTGGGGATTTAGAGAGTTCCGAGGCACTAGCATTCAGAGTGGGGACAGAAAtggtgagacagacagaaacaaagtagataataaaatacattttcatttgctTCTGGTTTACAACTATCTAAAATCATGCACAagctctcctccctcaccacgATCACAGTCACTATCGTCCCCGTCCGTGAGCGAATGCATTTTAACCAGCAGGCCTGTTTCTGACGTTACATTGCTCAGTAAAAACTAGCTTTTGGATTATTTAAGGCATTCGATATGATCCACAACGTCCTGATTGTCTTTGGTTAAGAAAATGCATCCACACCACATATTTCCAACCTAGATCCTAAATTCTATTTACATTAAGTAAAAAGTCAGGGGGGGTGGGCAATCGCTCATCTTCGTGTGGTCACCCGGACCGTCAGACCATCTGCTCCCAGGGGGGGTTTCTGCATTTGAAAGAGGCGATTTCCAGATTTGTTTATGGGCGTTATCACTAAGATTCTCTTTGGCCACAGTCCTTATTCCCACGGCAACATTACAGGACTGATTAAGATCTAAAGATGAGGAACAATTTCAATAGATCTTGGAAAAAGGCAGAAGAGTGCAGACTCCAGAAGCTGAAACTGACATCttccagttaaaaaaaagcttgGAACTTCATTTAGAAGCTGGTCAGGTGTTGGTCTGAACAGCCGAGGCCTTCTGACAAAGACAAGTCATCTCTGAATCAGCGGGACAGTGTTTCCTGATGAAGGGGTCTTTGGGAAGCCAAGAGAGTGAAGGCAACGCAAACAGGAGGATTCAGAAGTTCTGCTGCCTTCTCTTCTTGGCGTCCATGGCATCCAGGATGGGCTGTCTTTTGGCAGTATAGCGCTGCCTGAGCTCCTCAATCTCCCGCTCCATCATAGGATCCAAGGCCGTGAGgcgcagctgcagctcctcaaaGTCCAGGTTCTTCAGCTGAGTGACAACACgcaaaaaaagaggagagagggacatagcgagagagtgagagaggtcAGATTTGGGGTTTTAATTTGGATTTTGCCTGCCAAACACTCATGGCTAATTATACTCACAAAGTCAAAATCTCCATCCTGAGGTACCTTCCAGTTGTCCGGGAAGACGTTCTTGGACTGGATGTGGTAGCCAGGCTCCTGCGCCTGGTTGTGGTTGtagttctcctgctgctgggcgGCTTTGTTGGAGTCCTGCTTGTCAAAATAATCCATGAACGATGGACGCATGGGCTGCTGAGGGGTGGCGTGTCCTGTGGGAGAGGACAACATGAATCAGACCTGGAGGAACCATCAGCAGCCGTCTGAACACCTCCCAATTCTTTTTTTTGATGCTCACTCCTCATGGATCTCtggtcttcctcctcctcctcatcgtcgTCGCTGTTGATGACCATGGTTCCCAGGTCAGACTCTAACATGGTGCTGCCGTGTTCAATCATGGTCTGCGCGCCGTCACTCATGGTGCTGGTGGCCCGCATGGTTCCTGCACCTTCTGAGCCCGACTTGACCATCGTGTGAGAGTccacctccgtctcctcctcctggacaaCACCAGACATTTAATCCAACAACCTCCACGCACGACTGACCTCGAAGCATACGTACAGagttgtcctcttcctcctccagctctctctgctgctcctgctgcctcttggCCTTCATCTCCATGGCCTCGGTGATCAGATCCCTCAGGATTGTGACTGGTTTGGCCTGGCTGATGAACGGGTGCTGAACAATCGCGGGAACAGTGTGGAGACATATTAGGCATTAAGCTGGGAACTTTCTCAAAACGGCCTCGTTCCTCGTTCCAACCTGCAATAACTGCGTAGCTGTTGCTCTCTGCTCTGGATTCTTGACGAGACATTTCTTCACAAAGTCGGTGAACTCGTCGGACCAAAGCTCGGGTTTCCTGAAGGTAGGAGGAGGATTGGTGGGGATCATGAAGATAGCCTGGAAGAACACAAACTAAAGCTGTAACGCTGCGTTTCATAGAAAAAAATGCTCTTCAAAGAATCACAGCATTAAATGGATTTAGTGTAAACACCCACTTCGTTACTAAAAGATTACACTCACTCTCATCGGATGGATGTCAGCATAGGGAGGTTTTCCCTCTGCCATCTCTATAGATGTGATGCCGAGGGACCAGATGTCAGCCACACAGTTGTACCCGATCTCTTGGATCACCTCTGGCGCCATCCAGAATGGCGTGCCGATCACTGTGTTTCTCTTTGCCATTGTGTCCTTTGACATTACAGAAGCAATTCTGGTACCGCCATCATGAAAAAACCCAACTTTGCAACCAGTGTGAATCTTGAATGACAGCGCAGTACCGTTAGCTGTCCGGCAACTCCAAAGTCTGCGAGTTTGGCGTGTCCCTCCGTGTTGAGGAGGATGTTTCCTGCCTTGATGTCCCGGTGAATCTTCCTCATGAAGTGAAGATACTCAAGACCCTTCAGAGTTGATTTTAGGATAGTAGcaatctcttcctctgtcagctgccagcagagaggaaatgcCAATTCAGCATATAAACGACATCATATTTAAGACTGATGATGTGTGAATGCGAGTGTACACAGGTGCGCGTCACTCCACGCACCGTCTTGTTGCGCAGCCTGATGATGTCCGACACAGAACCGGCTCCACAATACTCCATGACAATCCACAGGTCTGTGTTCTTGAAATAACTGCCATAGTACTTCACGACATAGGGGCTACCAACAAATACCAGACACAGTATTTCTTTAAAGCAAAGCAACAGCTGAGCTGCCGTAGGCACGATCAAACATCTGACAAGGTCGGACTGTCGAAGAATTTTATGAAACTCGGCTCAAAATAAAGGACTTGATAAAATTCACGCAGTGGTAATAATAGTTTGTCGGTGTTGTGTCTGGACCTGTCACACTGCTGCATGATGGAGATCTCCTTGATGATCTCCTGCAgatcagactccacaggaaccTGCTTGATAGCCACCACCTGGCCCGACTCCTTGTGAATGGCTTTAAAAACACTGCCATAGGAACTAAGCACACAAACAACATTACGTCACCATGCATCCACAGAGCGAACAGAATCCTGCCATTTATGCAACAACCAGGAAGAGAAATGCAACGTGCAGATGAAGACTGCATTTCTAGGTAACTTACCCTTCACCAAGTTTTTCCAGCACATCAAACACTTCCTCGGGTTGTTTGGTCAAGCTGTCCTCACTGAGCTTTTTTAGCTTGCTGTCAATATAGAAAAAGTAACCTCAGCAACAGAAAAGAAGTAGTGAAACCATGGAATGGAAACATTGTGCTGGAGTGCTGCTTCACAGACAAGAAACTAAAAGTGTTTAAGGATACTTTCCTTTAACAGGATGCAGGAACCAAAACACAGCTAATGTTTTCTCTAACCTGAGAATTTGAATGATCGTCGCTTTTATACAATGCAGAACGGGTCTTTAAAGCTGAGTTTGGATGAATATGTGTCATTTGAAGAAAAAGCTCAACAACAGTTTCAATCGTGCTTCATTTTGTGTCGTTTGTGTAGGATTTATTGCTTGGAGATCTCACAACGTTGCATTGTTCTTGTGTGACTTCTAAATGCCATTTATCTGAATTCCACTGATATATTGGGGGAAATCAACGATTTGGTACCACACGTACACTAATGGAACCGGCTTCAAAACCGAAAACGAATATGCACACGGGTATGCACAGAATCTATTTTTAGGCTGTTACTCGTATTGTATAGTGTCCTGGTAGATTAGCGTCAATGTAAACATCCGTCATAAGTTTTAATTACAAATAAAAATGCGTCAAATTCACGTAATATACATCAAGTTAAGGTTAATATCACGCCGGGTGAAGACAAATAAAGAGACAAGACATTTTAACATGTGGCTTCTGTTTATGGCCAAACATGATCCTGTTAATGTCTCTTTTTTATCTTAAGTTTGGTAACTTTTACCAAAAGTACAGAAGCTAAAGCTAAGTTAGCCTCTGCTAGCCGAACAGCTACCGCCTACGTTGGCCTTTTCAGTAGCTGGCGCGCAGCTGACGCTCACGTTTTCAGCCGGACAATACGCACCTTTTGGGCGCAGACGGTTCCATGTCGTATAGATCCGAGGGGCGAAAATTCAAATTAAGATTGTACAGTTATAGGTGATTGGATCAATAGTCAAGATGTGAACATTGTCGACAGACTCGCTCGTTGTTGTCAAAAACTAGTGAAGGGGCAGCTGGGTGTCAGACGATTTGAGAAACCGAGCTGTTAGAGCGCCCTCTGTTGGACTGGggtaaaataagaaaataaacaacGTTGTTCTTACAATCTCGGTGACCATAAAAAAATTCCAACATTATATAAATCGCTAAACCACATGAGTGCTATATTATACAATTGTTCGTATGGGGTTTAAAGGGAAAAGCGGCAAATATGACGTCGTATCTTCTGACCAATGACATTGGAGCTTGTTTGGTCGTGAATAGTGTCGTAATGCGCATGCGCTTGGGCGGATGCGTGGACAGTTGTTTTGAAGACGTAAACAGCTAACACTTTCTGAGATTAGCGgtaacatttctttattttctgtcgACATTACTGCGTGTCCGTAAGTATGTTTACCTTCAACATACTTAACTTTGTGCTAATATATACTGTGATCGCATATGAAACCCATGGCTTCGCTAACACCACCATGCTGTGACTGGGTTAGCATGCTACAACGATACTGACGGGACTCGACACTTGCTGTTTTACAGAAACTAAAATGGATACGCAGAAAGACTTACAGCCACCCAAACAGCAGCCTATGGCCTACATATGTGGAGGTAAAATGCAATGTTGGCTTGTTTAACGTACTTAGTTAACGTTCATAGTACACCTGCTTGCTATAGATGCTAGCAGACTTGGATACTGTGAATCTGTCTAGTATTGTCCCCATTCTACTTTTATCACTGTAGTTTTGATGTCAAGTCTAGTATCTTCTCGTCCTATTCCACCAAATCTGCCTCTTTGTGTCATTACTTTCCGACTATATATATAGTTGTAGATGTCGTATTCTTTTAAGCACCAAAGTACAAGAAGAACAAAATATAGCAATTAACTTCTACACATGTTCTAACGATTGGATGAtcgatatacagtatatatatattcattttaaaaaaaaatcaaaatgtgaaAATACAAGTATTATGTTTTTTGCTTTCAATGTTCAATGCAGcctttatatactgtatatactacATTAAAGAGCTCAAATGTTTACAGTTTATTGCAAACATTATGtcagccttttatttttcctctcagaattgttttatctttttgtctctgcagagtgtcacactgaaaatgaaataaaagctcGAGATCCAATCCGATGCAGAGAGTGTGGCTACAGGATTCTGTACAAGAAGAGAACAAAGAGATGTATCCTTGTGAATAGTGTGCTTATTTATGCTTGTAAATTTAATTCTATAACACTGTTTATTTCCTTGACTCTGATTTCAGTGGTTGTTTTCGATGCCAGATAAAGAAGAGAAGCAATAGTTGTGATTAATAAACCTTATTTTCTATTTTGATGCGATTGTGTAAATTAACAAGGTGGCCAGCTCCACATCTCATCTAAGTTTAGCATTCATAACAACAAAAAGTTATGAATTAAGGATATAAGAAAATgtacttttattaaaacctgTTTTTCACTAAACATGCCTCACTGTTTTTCATATTCAGTCTTCTTTGAATAGCTATTTGAATTCATTTAAGATCCAAATTTAAGACCTGCTTTGAAATCAGATTTTGCATTTTGGCCAGCGAAGCTTACTCTCGATATGTCTTGATAAAACAATTACAGCACTAATCTGCCTTATTTCAGTAATTTGTAGTGACAATTTGTCTCACTACAGATCCCTGTCCTGTGTTTTATCAAACTGACAAATTGTTCAGTTGCAAGTCGCCAgtttaaatcaaatatttttcCAAAAATTCAAGGTGGTTCAAATGTGAACCAATTTTACTTGTTGGGAAATATCCATCTACGAAAGATTAATTAACTTAATATGTATTGCCAAAATAACCTGTTAGTAATGTTTTGAGCTCAAACTAGGTGGAGTTTTGCTTAGGACAGAAACAGCTATTCCTTACACATCCAAAAACTATATGGAAAAACTCACAAACTAGTAGTTTTGAATGCGTGAGAAACAAAACATTTCTCATTTTCCATGTTATAGAATTGAATAATTTCCCCAATAGTTCACAAATTATATTCTTTAAAAAGTTTATTGCTATAGTCCTTTTTTGTATGATTATCATTAATGATGGAGGGGAAAGTCCTGACCTGTAGCCAAAAATTAATGTTACTTCTTGTATCACTATATTCCGAAATATCAGTTCTTTTGAACGTCTATAcgaattcagaaatccaagaccaccacgtgtcttttggATCCCATCCCAACgaacctgttgaaggatgttttaccattgatggacagttctgtcctggaccagatcaatggttctttagtgacaggttatataccctggtcctacaaggtggcagtgattaagccgttgcttaaaaaaccatcactggattc is a window of Takifugu flavidus isolate HTHZ2018 chromosome 21, ASM371156v2, whole genome shotgun sequence DNA encoding:
- the LOC130518691 gene encoding 2-iminobutanoate/2-iminopropanoate deaminase-like isoform X3, translating into MAALRRQTPYTPTAPVRQGIYSQAVVVDRTVYVSGQLGLDVASGQLVDGGVQAQAKQALINMGEILKAAGCTYNNVVKTTVLLADINDFNRVNEVYRTFFSRDFPARAAYQVAALPRGGLVEIEAVAVVGPLSDP
- the LOC130518691 gene encoding 2-iminobutanoate/2-iminopropanoate deaminase-like isoform X2, whose translation is MAALRRQTPYTPTAPVRQGIYSQAVVVDRTVYVSGQLGLDVASGQLVDGGVQAQAKQALINMGEILKAAGCTYNNVVKTTVLLADINDFNRVNEVYRTFFSRDFPARAAYQVAALPRVSAKEMIYSGKSFSMFYNCAYTAAPDV
- the LOC130518691 gene encoding 2-iminobutanoate/2-iminopropanoate deaminase-like isoform X1 codes for the protein MAALRRQTPYTPTAPVRQGIYSQAVVVDRTVYVSGQLGLDVASGQLVDGGVQAQAKQALINMGEILKAAGCTYNNVVKTTVLLADINDFNRVNEVYRTWESRGIPRLTEKYSPFVLFAVIIAAVEPSKLEMDTTMKTHRCNLTIAASDPEMGLSPSPWGL
- the stk3 gene encoding serine/threonine-protein kinase 3; the protein is MEPSAPKSKLKKLSEDSLTKQPEEVFDVLEKLGEGSYGSVFKAIHKESGQVVAIKQVPVESDLQEIIKEISIMQQCDSPYVVKYYGSYFKNTDLWIVMEYCGAGSVSDIIRLRNKTLTEEEIATILKSTLKGLEYLHFMRKIHRDIKAGNILLNTEGHAKLADFGVAGQLTDTMAKRNTVIGTPFWMAPEVIQEIGYNCVADIWSLGITSIEMAEGKPPYADIHPMRAIFMIPTNPPPTFRKPELWSDEFTDFVKKCLVKNPEQRATATQLLQHPFISQAKPVTILRDLITEAMEMKAKRQQEQQRELEEEEDNSEEETEVDSHTMVKSGSEGAGTMRATSTMSDGAQTMIEHGSTMLESDLGTMVINSDDDEEEEEDQRSMRRHATPQQPMRPSFMDYFDKQDSNKAAQQQENYNHNQAQEPGYHIQSKNVFPDNWKVPQDGDFDFLKNLDFEELQLRLTALDPMMEREIEELRQRYTAKRQPILDAMDAKKRRQQNF
- the polr2k gene encoding DNA-directed RNA polymerases I, II, and III subunit RPABC4, which gives rise to MDTQKDLQPPKQQPMAYICGECHTENEIKARDPIRCRECGYRILYKKRTKRLVVFDAR